One genomic window of Candidatus Pseudobacter hemicellulosilyticus includes the following:
- a CDS encoding lactate utilization protein, producing the protein MISPSKENILKKIRKALTQSTPLPFPQSEGNSSVFQPSQQELEVEFAEQFTRLQGKFVFCANYAELVLQLQNLLVHNKWEKALCQEEGLMATLAANGYGQPWHPVLSTCDVAITSCDYLVARTGSVVLSSGSESGRTTSVYAPVHICIATSSQLVYDIKDALQGMREKYGSELPSQISFATGPSRTADIEKTLVVGIHGPGEAYVFLVDQ; encoded by the coding sequence ATGATCTCTCCTTCAAAAGAAAATATTCTCAAAAAAATAAGAAAGGCGTTGACTCAGTCAACGCCTCTTCCTTTTCCGCAAAGCGAAGGCAATAGTTCTGTTTTTCAACCCTCCCAACAGGAGCTGGAAGTTGAGTTTGCCGAGCAGTTCACCAGGCTGCAGGGCAAATTTGTGTTCTGCGCAAATTATGCAGAACTGGTGCTGCAATTGCAAAATCTGCTGGTACACAACAAATGGGAGAAAGCACTCTGCCAGGAAGAAGGCCTGATGGCTACCCTGGCCGCCAATGGCTATGGCCAGCCCTGGCACCCCGTACTGTCTACCTGCGATGTAGCCATTACTTCCTGCGATTACCTGGTGGCCCGCACGGGCTCCGTAGTACTGAGTTCCGGCAGTGAAAGCGGCCGCACTACCAGCGTTTATGCGCCTGTGCATATCTGTATTGCTACCTCCAGCCAGCTGGTGTACGATATTAAGGACGCCCTGCAGGGCATGCGTGAAAAATACGGATCGGAACTGCCCTCACAGATCAGTTTTGCTACCGGCCCCAGCCGCACGGCTGATATCGAAAAAACGCTGGTGGTGGGCATTCACGGTCCCGGTGAGGCGTATGTGTTCCTCGTAGATCAGTAA
- the ftsH gene encoding ATP-dependent zinc metalloprotease FtsH — MSQDESRQNDRNFPRLRPRDDGNGQRKGPKFNIYWVWAIIFAVLVGFQLFGSFTPDAKKINNLEFYQMLQKGDIDHLTIVTNKNLVRVYLKNDSTAKYKDKLGKNYSASKNDKAPHFEFSVVKAEEFEKNLEEFYDKHPEVSRIAFNPVQEGEWFGGLVQFLLPLIVIILIWVMLMRKMGGGAGGGSGPGGIFNIGKSRATLFDKGTKVNITFADVAGLDEAKVEVMEIVDFLKNPKKYTSLGGKIPKGALLVGPPGTGKTLLAKAMAGEAQVPFFSMSGSDFVELFVGVGASRVRDLFKQAREKAPCIIFIDEIDAIGRARGKNAIMSNDERESTLNQLLVEMDGFSGESGIIVLAATNRPDVLDSALLRPGRFDRQISIDKPDLKGREHIFKVHLKPIKISERVDIHKLAEQTPGFAGADIANICNEAALIAARKGKQSVEMEDFQDAVDRVIGGLEKKNKIISPDEKKIIAYHEAGHAICGWFLEHAYPLLKVTIVPRGVAALGYAQYTPKEQYLYNTDQLMDQICMTLGGRASEDIFFGKISTGAQNDLQQVTKIAYSMITVYGMNEKVGNVSFYDPSAENSFTKPYSEETSKLIDEEVRKLIEDAYVKTKQLLAEKRTQVETLAESLLEKEVLFQSDVENLIGKRPYGEKKMLDVDGNPDHGAESGTISEGVPPYDSNVTNHPVQSAEKES, encoded by the coding sequence ATGTCACAGGACGAGTCAAGACAGAACGACCGCAATTTCCCCCGGTTACGCCCCAGGGACGATGGCAATGGACAACGAAAAGGCCCCAAATTCAATATTTACTGGGTATGGGCAATTATTTTTGCCGTACTCGTTGGCTTTCAGCTGTTCGGCTCTTTTACCCCAGATGCCAAAAAGATCAATAACCTGGAGTTCTACCAGATGCTTCAGAAAGGTGATATTGACCATCTGACCATTGTAACCAATAAGAATCTTGTACGGGTGTATCTCAAAAATGACAGCACCGCCAAGTACAAGGATAAACTGGGTAAGAATTACAGCGCATCCAAGAACGACAAAGCGCCGCATTTCGAATTCTCCGTGGTAAAAGCCGAAGAATTTGAGAAGAACCTGGAAGAGTTCTATGATAAACACCCCGAAGTATCCCGGATCGCCTTCAACCCGGTCCAGGAAGGTGAATGGTTCGGCGGCCTGGTCCAGTTCCTCCTGCCCCTGATCGTGATCATCCTTATCTGGGTGATGCTGATGCGGAAAATGGGCGGTGGCGCCGGCGGCGGCAGTGGCCCCGGTGGTATCTTCAATATCGGTAAATCCCGGGCTACCCTCTTTGATAAAGGCACCAAGGTCAATATCACTTTTGCGGATGTGGCCGGCCTGGACGAAGCCAAGGTGGAAGTGATGGAGATCGTTGATTTCCTGAAGAATCCCAAAAAATATACCTCACTCGGTGGTAAAATTCCCAAAGGCGCCCTGCTGGTAGGCCCTCCCGGTACCGGTAAGACCCTCCTGGCCAAAGCTATGGCCGGCGAAGCCCAGGTGCCCTTCTTCTCCATGAGCGGCTCCGATTTCGTTGAGTTGTTTGTTGGGGTAGGCGCCAGCCGTGTACGTGACCTGTTCAAACAGGCCCGCGAAAAAGCACCCTGTATCATTTTCATTGATGAAATAGACGCCATCGGCCGCGCCCGTGGTAAGAACGCCATCATGAGCAATGACGAGCGCGAAAGCACCCTCAACCAATTGCTGGTGGAAATGGATGGTTTCAGTGGTGAAAGCGGTATCATTGTACTGGCCGCCACCAACCGGCCCGATGTACTGGACAGCGCCCTGCTCCGCCCGGGCCGCTTTGACCGCCAGATATCTATCGATAAACCGGACCTGAAAGGACGGGAGCATATCTTCAAAGTACATCTGAAGCCCATCAAGATCTCCGAAAGAGTAGATATTCATAAGCTGGCCGAGCAAACCCCCGGGTTCGCTGGTGCTGATATTGCCAATATCTGTAACGAAGCTGCCCTGATAGCCGCCCGTAAAGGCAAGCAGTCAGTGGAAATGGAAGATTTCCAGGATGCAGTAGACCGTGTGATCGGTGGCCTGGAGAAAAAGAACAAGATCATCTCCCCCGATGAAAAGAAGATCATAGCCTACCATGAAGCCGGTCACGCCATCTGCGGCTGGTTCCTGGAACATGCTTATCCCCTCCTGAAAGTGACTATCGTTCCCAGGGGAGTGGCAGCATTGGGTTATGCTCAATACACACCGAAAGAACAATACCTCTACAACACGGATCAGCTGATGGACCAGATCTGCATGACGCTGGGCGGCCGGGCCAGTGAGGACATTTTCTTCGGTAAGATCTCTACCGGTGCGCAGAACGACCTGCAGCAGGTGACCAAGATCGCCTATTCCATGATCACCGTTTACGGTATGAATGAGAAAGTAGGTAATGTCAGCTTCTACGATCCTTCTGCTGAGAACTCTTTCACGAAGCCTTATTCAGAAGAGACTTCCAAGCTGATTGATGAGGAAGTCCGCAAACTGATAGAAGATGCTTACGTGAAGACCAAGCAACTGCTGGCCGAAAAACGTACCCAGGTAGAAACGCTGGCTGAGTCCCTGCTGGAAAAGGAAGTACTGTTCCAGAGTGATGTGGAAAACCTGATCGGTAAGCGTCCCTATGGAGAAAAGAAAATGCTGGATGTAGATGGCAACCCCGACCATGGCGCCGAAAGTGGCACCATCAGTGAAGGAGTGCCACCTTATGACAGCAACGTTACCAATCACCCCGTACAATCTGCTGAAAAGGAAAGCTAA
- a CDS encoding UDP-2,3-diacylglucosamine diphosphatase gives MQLPPDKKIYFLSDFHLGAPDAANSLVREKKLVTFFEEIRKDAAVIFIVGDLFDFWYEYRKVVPKGYVRLLGKLAELTDAGIPIHFFVGNHDMWMNDYFQQELNIPVYFEPKEFTFNGKEFLIGHGDGLGPGDHGYKFLKKVFRNPVCQWLFGVLPPYVGMGIANYSSRRSRAVTGQIDEQFFGEEGEWLITYCKEALQQKHYDYLIFGHRHLPIDFALNGGKSRYINLGDWIRYYTYAVFDGQSLTLQSRYPELENKIIRQP, from the coding sequence ATGCAGCTACCTCCAGATAAAAAGATCTATTTTCTTTCTGATTTTCACCTGGGCGCTCCCGATGCGGCCAATAGCCTGGTGCGTGAAAAAAAACTGGTGACTTTTTTTGAAGAGATCCGTAAAGATGCCGCAGTCATTTTCATTGTGGGCGACCTGTTCGATTTCTGGTACGAATACCGGAAAGTAGTGCCCAAGGGGTATGTACGCCTGCTCGGTAAACTGGCTGAACTCACCGATGCCGGTATCCCCATCCATTTTTTTGTTGGGAACCATGATATGTGGATGAACGATTATTTTCAGCAGGAACTGAATATCCCCGTGTATTTTGAACCAAAGGAATTTACTTTCAACGGCAAAGAATTCCTGATAGGACATGGTGATGGGCTGGGACCCGGCGACCATGGCTACAAATTCCTGAAGAAAGTATTCCGCAACCCGGTCTGCCAGTGGCTCTTTGGCGTTCTCCCGCCCTATGTCGGGATGGGCATCGCCAATTATTCCAGCCGCAGAAGCCGCGCTGTTACCGGCCAGATAGATGAGCAGTTCTTTGGGGAAGAAGGAGAATGGCTGATCACTTATTGCAAGGAAGCACTGCAGCAAAAACACTACGATTACCTGATCTTCGGCCATCGTCACCTGCCCATTGATTTTGCGCTCAACGGTGGTAAAAGCAGGTATATCAACCTGGGCGACTGGATCCGTTATTATACTTATGCCGTATTTGACGGGCAATCCCTGACCCTGCAATCGCGTTATCCTGAACTGGAGAATAAAATCATCCGCCAGCCATGA
- a CDS encoding gamma-glutamylcyclotransferase, whose product MKSGISDLFVYGSLLSGFNHPAHLFVSRYFTLTGQGRVQGKLYDLDEYPGAVPAGENFFIEGELYHVNHADEFSYAIRQLDDYEGLLVEAPETPLFRREAAAVLCNGVSTMAWIYWYNLPVEGRPLIPAGELLSYWKSKA is encoded by the coding sequence ATGAAATCCGGTATTTCCGATCTATTCGTTTACGGGTCCTTGCTCAGTGGGTTCAATCACCCGGCACACTTATTTGTCAGCAGGTATTTTACCCTTACCGGCCAGGGCCGGGTACAGGGAAAGTTGTATGACCTGGATGAATATCCCGGTGCAGTGCCTGCCGGAGAAAACTTTTTTATTGAGGGAGAATTGTACCACGTGAACCATGCAGATGAATTTTCCTATGCCATCCGTCAGCTGGACGATTATGAAGGCTTACTGGTAGAAGCGCCAGAAACACCACTGTTCAGGCGCGAAGCTGCAGCCGTTCTCTGTAACGGCGTCAGTACCATGGCCTGGATCTACTGGTACAACCTGCCGGTTGAAGGCAGACCCCTGATCCCCGCTGGTGAACTGCTGTCCTATTGGAAAAGCAAGGCCTGA